The uncultured Roseibium sp. genome contains a region encoding:
- the soxX gene encoding sulfur oxidation c-type cytochrome SoxX, translated as MTKGFIYSIAVASLALAGSAIAAPVAPDDVKFNDDFEVKASLTGQAGDAAAGRAAFADRKKGNCLACHAATDLKDQLFHGEVGPSLDGVADRYSADQLRAIIIDSKQVFGEQTVMPGFYSMHVGINVAEKFAGKTILSAQEVEDVVAYLTTLKEQ; from the coding sequence ATGACCAAGGGCTTCATTTATTCGATCGCCGTTGCATCGCTTGCATTGGCAGGAAGCGCAATCGCCGCGCCCGTTGCGCCGGATGATGTGAAATTCAACGACGACTTCGAGGTCAAGGCATCCCTGACGGGGCAAGCAGGCGACGCGGCTGCCGGACGCGCCGCATTTGCTGATCGCAAGAAAGGCAATTGCCTGGCTTGTCATGCGGCGACAGATCTCAAGGACCAGCTGTTCCACGGTGAGGTCGGACCGTCGCTCGACGGGGTTGCCGATCGCTATTCCGCCGATCAGCTGCGCGCCATCATCATCGACAGCAAGCAGGTCTTCGGCGAGCAGACCGTGATGCCCGGCTTCTATTCCATGCATGTCGGCATCAATGTCGCCGAGAAATTCGCGGGCAAGACCATTCTGAGCGCCCAGGAAGTCGAAGATGTCGTCGCCTACCTGACGACGCTCAAAG